Within the Streptosporangium album genome, the region AGCAGGTGGGGGAGCAGGCGAACAGCTGGATGCCGTCGAGCATCCCGACCGGCACCATGCGGATCTCCGTGGTCTGGGTGCACCCGCAGCGGGCGCACGCCCATCCGGCGCGCTGGAACGGGGTGAGGGTGGACGGGTTGAGCTGGGCGGGCGGGGTGGAGGCGACCGTGCAGAGGCCGCACTGGCCGGTGGGCTTGCCGTGGCGGCAGGTGACGGCCGCGGCCTGGCGGGTGGACCAGGCGGCCTCGATGCGAAGAGCGCTGAGCACGGGGTTCTCCTAACGGCTGGGGTCTGGCGTTCCGCGAGACCGCCCTCCAGGGAGGGCAGCCAGGGCGCAGCGTCAGGCGGTGGCGTACGAGCCGGGCAGGGCGGCGAGGGCGGTGAAGAAGCCGCTGCCGCGCGTCTCGGCGACGATCTTCGGCAGGTGGGCGCGGGCGGCCTCGATCGCGGCGGCGGTGGCGGCCTGCTCGGCCTGCGCGGCGTCCTGGGCGGTGCGCAGGTTGCAGGAGGTCGTGGCGAGGATGCTGGAGGCCCGCCCGGTCTCGTAGGTGACGGTGTCCCAGCCGGGGCCGTCCATGTCCTCGGTGGCCTCGGCGAGGTGGTCGAGGCCGGTGGCCTGGTCGCGCTGGGCGTCGGCGAGGTGGCCGATGACGGCGGCGATGTCGCCGTCCCAGTTCTCGTCGGTGAGGGCGGCGGGCAGAAGGGCGGAGAGGCGGGCGATCTGGGCGGCGATCTCGGTGGCGTTCATGCTGCGCTCCTGATTCCTTGGGGCTAATGCGCTTATCATCAACTCTAGCGCTGAGGTTTTCAAGGCGTTCAGGGAGATTGCCGCCAAGATCTTTGCGTTAGCTCCCTGAGCTGCCCTTACGCGGCCTGCCCGGAGGCTTGCGGCCCGCGATGAACTCCAGCACCGTCGACTCCAACCACCACGGCGTGCGCTGATCGTGGTGCCCGTCAGGCTTGGGCGCATCACCGCGCGCCACCCGAGCGCGCCATGATGGCGGCTTCATGCCGGCCAGCTCGGCGACTTCCTTGGTCACGAGCTTCCGGTCTTCCTTCTCTGACATCACGCCTCACAGATTGCTCCCTAGCGCTGAGGTTTACAAGGTGAGTGGACTACGGGGCGGGGTACGGC harbors:
- a CDS encoding helix-turn-helix transcriptional regulator, translated to MSEKEDRKLVTKEVAELAGMKPPSWRARVARGDAPKPDGHHDQRTPWWLESTVLEFIAGRKPPGRPRKGSSGS